A portion of the Candidatus Pristimantibacillus lignocellulolyticus genome contains these proteins:
- a CDS encoding sugar ABC transporter permease, translating to MYPFGRGVTRLWPYLLFALPMAFYLMFLLGPSIFTVIYSFTDVINIPGKAYQFVGLDNYKDIFFAGNSAERIDSIKRTLQFTFIVTIVQNGLALLVAVVINQKLLGDKLYRSVFFLPVVLGVAVVALIWTLMFDPINGPVNKFYSLFNYSDTFFGSFTNSFGYIIFVQIWMYMGHSMLIYLAGLQSVPKDLYEAGYIDGTTRWQSFKKITFPLIAPAFTVNILLSIIGAMQTFDIILATTDGQFNSRTMAYDVYKETFRGSLEMGLPSALSVVQFLFILLFVIVAIQLLRKREVEY from the coding sequence ATGTATCCATTTGGTAGAGGAGTAACAAGGCTTTGGCCATATTTACTGTTTGCACTCCCCATGGCTTTTTATTTAATGTTCTTACTAGGTCCATCTATTTTCACGGTCATTTATTCCTTTACGGATGTTATAAATATTCCAGGAAAAGCTTATCAGTTTGTCGGATTAGATAATTATAAAGATATATTTTTTGCAGGAAATTCAGCTGAACGTATAGATTCAATTAAGAGAACACTTCAATTCACATTTATTGTAACTATTGTGCAAAATGGTCTTGCCTTACTAGTGGCGGTAGTTATTAATCAAAAACTACTAGGAGATAAGCTTTATCGCTCCGTATTTTTCTTGCCTGTAGTGTTAGGGGTTGCAGTTGTAGCCCTCATATGGACATTAATGTTTGATCCTATCAATGGTCCTGTCAATAAATTTTACAGTCTCTTTAATTACTCTGACACGTTCTTTGGAAGCTTCACTAATTCCTTTGGTTATATCATCTTTGTTCAGATCTGGATGTATATGGGGCATTCTATGTTGATTTATTTAGCAGGATTACAGTCTGTTCCTAAGGATTTATATGAAGCAGGTTATATTGATGGAACAACGCGCTGGCAATCATTCAAAAAAATTACATTTCCGCTTATTGCACCTGCATTCACAGTTAATATTTTACTATCTATCATTGGTGCTATGCAGACTTTTGATATTATATTGGCGACTACCGACGGTCAATTCAATTCCCGTACGATGGCTTATGATGTGTATAAGGAAACATTCCGCGGATCGCTTGAGATGGGACTCCCCTCAGCGCTATCTGTCGTGCAATTTTTGTTCATCCTTTTATTTGTTATTGTAGCTATCCAATTACTTCGTAAAAGAGAGGTTGAATACTAA
- a CDS encoding extracellular solute-binding protein — MTRKLAGLLALCMLMALLAACGGNGANKPTNGGNTPSTTAPAKDKEQPSGEKKVIKMLGWKQSTNNTVIESINKKFEEKYPEYKVEYVTTAPDDEYKQAYKTRVPAGEVDIFADLSAMRLSPSDWTPGAKVPDWQQFIDNGLIQDLSDQAFIKNYNEADIKDGGTYQDKVYAIPAGKVAMGGLFYNKDIFAKYDLKVPTTWSEFINVNEVLLQNNVTPIAMAGKDKWPVKLAAMNLQAQLLADGNQSEFIEGLWKGTSKFNDPDAIEVLEKMKTIQDKYTINGFMGIDYGTLTSYFTGEKVAMMVNGVWEAGAVQAAKPDMNFGYFPLPATDDPARIKLIGKYDMTWYVTNNGGNTEGAIKWLEFFSQPEIYQEFVQATGFLPVQPNIATTEFLDAEVQPYMNNFEVAYEIKMINRDNIGQHLEAEGIHTEYLAPGGEFKTAKELADVQQKEWEAAAPK; from the coding sequence ATGACTAGAAAATTGGCAGGCTTATTAGCTTTATGTATGCTTATGGCCTTATTGGCAGCTTGTGGCGGCAACGGAGCCAACAAACCAACGAATGGAGGAAATACTCCTTCAACGACTGCTCCGGCAAAAGATAAGGAGCAACCAAGTGGTGAGAAGAAAGTAATTAAGATGCTTGGATGGAAACAATCGACGAACAATACAGTTATCGAATCAATTAATAAGAAATTCGAAGAGAAATATCCTGAATACAAAGTCGAGTATGTAACGACAGCACCGGATGATGAATATAAGCAAGCATATAAAACACGTGTTCCTGCCGGTGAAGTGGACATTTTCGCTGACCTGAGCGCAATGAGACTTTCACCAAGTGATTGGACGCCAGGTGCAAAAGTTCCAGATTGGCAACAATTTATCGATAACGGTCTAATTCAAGACTTGTCCGATCAAGCATTCATCAAAAATTACAACGAGGCAGACATTAAGGACGGCGGTACGTATCAAGATAAAGTATATGCGATCCCTGCCGGTAAAGTAGCAATGGGCGGATTGTTCTATAACAAAGATATTTTCGCTAAATATGATCTAAAAGTACCTACGACTTGGTCAGAATTTATTAATGTTAACGAAGTATTGTTACAGAACAACGTTACACCAATTGCAATGGCTGGTAAAGATAAATGGCCTGTAAAATTAGCAGCGATGAATCTTCAAGCACAGCTACTAGCTGACGGTAACCAATCCGAGTTTATTGAAGGTCTTTGGAAAGGAACTTCCAAATTCAATGACCCTGATGCTATTGAAGTGTTAGAAAAAATGAAAACTATTCAAGATAAGTATACAATTAACGGCTTCATGGGTATCGACTACGGTACATTGACATCGTACTTCACAGGAGAAAAAGTAGCGATGATGGTAAACGGTGTATGGGAGGCGGGTGCTGTTCAAGCAGCTAAGCCAGACATGAACTTTGGTTACTTCCCACTTCCTGCTACTGATGATCCTGCAAGAATCAAACTGATCGGTAAATACGACATGACTTGGTATGTAACGAACAATGGTGGAAATACAGAAGGTGCAATTAAATGGTTAGAGTTCTTCTCTCAACCTGAGATTTACCAAGAGTTTGTTCAAGCTACAGGCTTCCTACCAGTTCAACCGAACATCGCTACAACAGAATTCCTTGATGCTGAAGTACAGCCTTATATGAACAATTTTGAAGTTGCATATGAAATCAAAATGATTAACCGTGATAACATTGGTCAGCATCTAGAAGCAGAAGGCATTCATACTGAATACCTTGCTCCAGGTGGAGAATTTAAAACAGCGAAAGAATTAGCTGACGTGCAACAGAAAGAGTGGGAAGCTGCAGCTCCTAAGTAA
- a CDS encoding carbohydrate ABC transporter permease, translating to MQPSISAKTISYVFVFVLLCIYLVPILLVFNVSLKSFEDYLNNPFSIASQFNFSNYTEAWKQGNFSDYLLNSLLYTGVTTVVSIILAIFAAFPIARGYIAWGGFFYLLFVMSQFLPNPVVAQYRLMLFLRDNVHSDIGYNSKIGYMLLRTSGAGLVFMMFVGYIKSISRELDEAAGIDGAGYLRFLFQIIMPLIKPIIATGVILTVIGTWNDLVGPIQFLSSPEHFPITAGLKEFRGQYGNNWPLLACAVMIVAAPLVILFLFIQKYIVNGALAGAIKS from the coding sequence ATGCAGCCTTCTATATCAGCAAAAACCATTTCTTATGTATTCGTTTTTGTACTTCTCTGTATTTATTTAGTTCCGATACTTCTTGTGTTCAATGTATCGTTGAAATCGTTTGAAGATTATCTGAATAATCCTTTCTCTATTGCTTCTCAGTTTAATTTCTCCAATTATACAGAAGCATGGAAACAAGGGAACTTCTCTGACTACTTGTTAAATAGTTTGTTATATACAGGAGTTACAACTGTCGTTTCCATTATTCTAGCGATTTTTGCTGCATTTCCTATCGCAAGAGGATATATTGCTTGGGGCGGGTTCTTCTATTTATTATTCGTTATGTCTCAATTTTTACCGAACCCTGTCGTTGCACAATATCGTCTAATGTTATTTCTACGAGATAATGTTCATTCTGATATCGGATACAATTCCAAAATCGGTTATATGCTACTTCGCACCTCTGGAGCAGGCCTAGTATTTATGATGTTTGTTGGTTACATCAAATCTATTAGTCGTGAATTGGATGAAGCAGCTGGTATTGATGGTGCAGGCTACCTTCGCTTTTTGTTCCAAATCATTATGCCGCTTATAAAGCCGATTATTGCTACTGGCGTCATTCTAACAGTTATTGGCACGTGGAATGATCTCGTAGGACCAATACAATTCCTGTCTTCTCCTGAACATTTTCCAATTACGGCAGGATTGAAAGAATTCCGAGGTCAATACGGGAACAACTGGCCATTACTAGCTTGTGCGGTCATGATCGTTGCAGCACCTTTAGTTATTCTCTTCCTATTTATTCAGAAGTATATTGTTAATGGTGCATTGGCTGGAGCGATTAAATCATAG